In the Deinococcus ficus genome, one interval contains:
- a CDS encoding acetyl ornithine aminotransferase family protein, with protein sequence MTTLPKPRQPELKTALPGPRSQDIMARDKMHLSTSYMRPYPFVPDHGEGVWLTDVDGNTMLDFFAGIAVSTTGHAHPHVVKAVQEQIGKFTHVCLTDYPQEITTSLAERLVKHVERPLADGSTEKWRVFFSNSGAEAVEAAVKLARNHTGRQHIISTMGSFHGRTYGAITLTGSKTKYKRGFGPLLPAVSHVPYPNPFRPPLGSTPETCGQAVIDHIEGLFVGILPADEVAAIIVEPMQGEGGYIVPPADFLPKLRQLCDKHGILLIYDEVQAGMGRTGKMFSYQHFGNGGQDCQPDIITSAKGIASGMPLGALLAKESVMTWPVGSHGSTYGGNPVAAAAAHATLDLLEGRVQHPGCGASLMENAAQVGAYIMAELKKMQTEFPFLGDVRGEGLFIGMEFVQPDGTPDGALRDRASMRMFEKGLLNLDCGEAVIRISPPLILTREDAETGLGIMREALAELAG encoded by the coding sequence ATGACCACCCTGCCCAAACCCCGTCAGCCTGAACTGAAGACCGCCCTGCCCGGCCCCCGCTCGCAGGACATCATGGCCCGCGACAAGATGCACCTGTCCACCAGCTACATGCGCCCCTACCCCTTCGTGCCGGACCACGGCGAGGGCGTGTGGCTCACCGACGTGGACGGGAACACCATGCTGGACTTCTTCGCGGGGATCGCCGTGAGCACCACCGGGCATGCGCACCCGCACGTCGTGAAGGCCGTGCAGGAGCAGATCGGGAAGTTCACGCACGTGTGCCTGACCGACTACCCTCAGGAGATCACCACCAGCCTCGCGGAGCGGCTCGTGAAGCACGTGGAGCGGCCCCTGGCGGACGGCAGCACCGAGAAGTGGCGCGTGTTCTTCAGCAACAGCGGCGCGGAGGCCGTGGAAGCGGCCGTGAAGCTGGCCCGCAACCACACCGGGCGGCAGCACATCATCTCCACCATGGGGTCCTTCCACGGCCGCACGTACGGCGCGATCACCCTGACCGGCAGCAAGACGAAGTACAAGCGCGGCTTCGGGCCGCTGCTGCCGGCCGTGAGCCACGTGCCGTACCCCAACCCTTTCCGCCCGCCGCTGGGCAGCACGCCGGAAACCTGCGGTCAGGCCGTCATCGACCACATCGAGGGGCTGTTCGTGGGCATCCTCCCGGCCGACGAGGTCGCGGCGATCATCGTGGAGCCCATGCAGGGCGAGGGCGGGTACATCGTGCCGCCTGCGGACTTCCTCCCGAAACTGCGCCAGTTGTGCGACAAGCACGGCATCCTGCTGATCTACGACGAGGTGCAGGCCGGGATGGGCCGCACCGGGAAGATGTTCAGCTACCAGCACTTCGGGAACGGCGGCCAGGACTGCCAGCCGGACATCATCACCTCCGCCAAGGGCATCGCCTCCGGCATGCCGCTGGGTGCGCTGCTCGCCAAGGAAAGCGTGATGACCTGGCCGGTGGGCTCGCACGGCAGCACGTACGGCGGGAACCCGGTCGCGGCGGCGGCGGCGCACGCCACGCTGGACCTGCTGGAAGGCCGGGTGCAGCACCCCGGCTGCGGCGCGAGCCTGATGGAGAACGCCGCTCAGGTCGGCGCGTACATCATGGCCGAGCTGAAGAAGATGCAGACCGAGTTCCCCTTCCTGGGTGACGTGCGCGGCGAGGGCCTGTTCATCGGGATGGAGTTCGTGCAGCCCGACGGCACCCCGGACGGCGCCCTGCGGGACCGGGCCAGCATGCGGATGTTCGAGAAGGGCCTGCTGAACCTGGACTGCGGGGAGGCCGTGATCCGCATCAGCCCGCCCCTGATCCTGACCCGCGAGGACGCCGAGACGGGCCTGGGCATCATGCGCGAGGCGCTGGCCGAACTGGCCGGGTAA
- a CDS encoding cation:proton antiporter — MNGTVRISPGQLTALTLLGGSSALAASSSHGELLFGLFWVVLAASLLGAAASRLGVPAVVGQVLAGIVIGPSLLNLVQPGDFFLTLAELGAIFLLFMVGLETRFKDLLAVGKEALLVAVLGIAFPLALGFGFGLWQDQSNVSALFVGTALVATSVGITAKVLQEIGVLDARFAQVILGAAVIDDILGLTLLAVVASLGAGQGLTGTQVAVTLGLSVGFVALVLAVGIPLIRRFQSRLQSISVARAFNVAIVVGLGVAALSSVAGLAPIIGAFLAGMVLAEVKDQVEFESKVHAIEAFLAPVFFVVVGLQLDVAALGSVQVLIAGSVLTVLAVIGKVLGGVLGARSMGGRDALLVGLGMVPRGEVGLIVASLGLGAGIIGKTEYAQVILMVLLTTLLAPLVLRALLRGQPRAAAPAT; from the coding sequence ATGAACGGAACAGTCAGGATCTCGCCAGGGCAGCTCACCGCCCTGACCCTCCTCGGTGGCAGCAGCGCGCTGGCCGCCAGCAGCAGCCACGGGGAGCTGCTGTTCGGTCTCTTCTGGGTGGTGCTGGCCGCCTCCCTGCTCGGCGCCGCCGCCTCCAGACTGGGCGTGCCCGCCGTGGTCGGGCAGGTGCTGGCCGGTATCGTGATCGGCCCCAGCCTGCTGAACCTCGTGCAGCCCGGCGACTTCTTCCTCACCCTGGCGGAACTCGGGGCGATCTTCCTGCTGTTCATGGTGGGCCTGGAAACCCGCTTCAAGGACCTGCTCGCCGTGGGCAAGGAAGCGCTGCTGGTCGCGGTGCTGGGCATCGCGTTCCCCCTCGCGCTGGGCTTCGGGTTCGGGCTGTGGCAGGACCAGTCGAACGTCAGCGCGCTCTTTGTCGGCACGGCCCTGGTCGCCACATCCGTGGGCATCACCGCCAAGGTCCTCCAGGAGATCGGCGTGCTGGACGCCCGCTTCGCCCAGGTGATCCTCGGCGCGGCCGTCATCGACGACATCCTGGGCCTCACCCTGCTGGCCGTGGTCGCCAGCCTCGGGGCCGGGCAGGGCCTCACCGGCACGCAGGTCGCCGTGACCCTTGGCCTCAGCGTGGGTTTCGTGGCGCTGGTGCTGGCGGTGGGCATTCCCCTGATCCGCCGCTTCCAGAGCCGACTGCAGAGCATCAGCGTGGCGCGGGCCTTCAACGTCGCCATCGTCGTCGGGCTGGGCGTGGCCGCCCTGAGCAGCGTGGCCGGGCTCGCCCCCATCATCGGCGCGTTCCTGGCCGGCATGGTTCTGGCCGAGGTGAAGGACCAGGTGGAGTTCGAGTCGAAGGTGCACGCCATCGAGGCGTTCCTGGCCCCGGTGTTCTTCGTGGTGGTAGGCCTGCAACTGGACGTGGCGGCCCTCGGCAGCGTGCAGGTGCTGATCGCCGGCAGCGTCCTGACGGTCCTGGCCGTGATCGGCAAGGTGCTCGGCGGGGTTCTCGGCGCGCGCAGCATGGGCGGCCGGGACGCCCTGCTGGTGGGCCTGGGCATGGTCCCGCGCGGCGAGGTCGGATTGATCGTCGCCAGCCTCGGCCTCGGGGCCGGGATCATCGGCAAGACCGAGTACGCCCAGGTGATCCTGATGGTGCTGCTCACCACCCTGCTCGCTCCTCTCGTCCTGCGCGCCCTGCTCAGGGGCCAGCCCCGCGCCGCGGCGCCCGCCACCTAG
- a CDS encoding DinB family protein, giving the protein MHRDLAALFDRDLTSLMNELRAYPDEAGLWRVQGDIVNPAGTLALHLTGNLRALIGDALGGEPYRRDRDAEFARRDVPRAELLSELEHTRDIVGRTLRSLDDARLTLPHPHLPPSFAPDTTTGAFLLHLYGHLGWHLGQVNYHRRLTAARPDQG; this is encoded by the coding sequence ATGCACCGTGACCTCGCGGCCCTGTTCGACCGAGACCTCACCAGCCTGATGAACGAGCTGCGCGCCTACCCGGACGAGGCGGGCCTGTGGCGGGTGCAGGGGGACATCGTGAACCCGGCGGGCACGCTGGCCCTGCACCTGACCGGCAACCTGCGCGCCCTGATCGGCGACGCGCTGGGCGGCGAGCCTTACCGCCGCGACCGGGACGCGGAGTTCGCCCGGCGGGACGTGCCACGCGCCGAGCTCCTGAGCGAACTGGAGCACACCCGGGACATCGTGGGGCGCACCCTGCGCAGCCTGGACGACGCGCGCCTGACCCTGCCGCACCCGCACCTGCCGCCCTCGTTCGCGCCGGACACCACCACCGGGGCGTTCCTGCTGCACCTGTACGGCCACCTGGGCTGGCACCTGGGGCAGGTGAACTACCACCGCCGGCTCACGGCGGCCCGCCCCGACCAGGGTTAA
- a CDS encoding KamA family radical SAM protein — protein MSRSDDRALHPQATIRSQLMLPRNHRAAKWADVPDEQWYDWKWQLKNRINSVAELEEVLVLTESERKGASAEGIFRLDITPYFASLMDREDPTCPVRRQVIPTEEELQPFTSMMEDSLAEDKHSPVPGLVHRYPDRVLMLVTTQCASYCRYCTRSRIVGDPTETFNPAEYEQQLNYLRNTPQVRDVLLSGGDPLTLAPKVLGRLLAELRKIPHIEIIRIGTRVPVFMPMRVTQELCDTLAEHHPLWMNIHVNHPKEITPEVADACDRLTRAGVPLGNQSVLLRGVNDHAVIMQKLVRELVKIRVRPYYIYQCDLVHGAGHLRTTVSKGLEIMESLRGHTSGYSVPTYVVDAPGGGGKIPVAPNYVLSHSPEKLILRNFEGYIAAYSEPTDYTGPDMAVPEDWVRKEPGQSGIYGLMEGERISIEPKEFSESRHRPGSVQHRLNSREDKWAAHGIGAQTDHAGHMDAGVSDTAPDGMVETPQPVSGD, from the coding sequence ATGTCCCGATCCGACGACCGCGCCCTGCACCCGCAGGCCACCATCCGCAGTCAGCTGATGCTCCCGCGCAACCACCGCGCCGCCAAATGGGCGGACGTGCCCGACGAGCAGTGGTACGACTGGAAGTGGCAGCTGAAAAACCGCATCAACAGCGTCGCCGAACTCGAGGAAGTGCTGGTCCTCACCGAAAGTGAACGCAAGGGCGCGAGCGCCGAGGGCATCTTCCGCCTGGACATCACCCCGTACTTCGCCAGCCTCATGGACCGCGAGGACCCCACCTGCCCCGTGCGCCGCCAGGTGATTCCCACCGAGGAAGAACTCCAGCCGTTCACGTCCATGATGGAAGACAGCCTGGCCGAGGACAAGCACAGCCCCGTGCCCGGTCTGGTGCACCGCTATCCCGACCGCGTGCTGATGCTCGTCACCACGCAGTGCGCCAGCTACTGCCGCTACTGCACCCGCAGCCGCATCGTGGGCGACCCCACCGAGACCTTCAACCCCGCCGAGTACGAGCAGCAGCTGAACTACCTGCGCAACACCCCCCAGGTGCGCGACGTGCTGCTCTCCGGCGGCGACCCCCTCACCCTGGCCCCCAAGGTTCTGGGCCGCCTGCTCGCCGAACTGCGCAAGATCCCCCACATCGAGATCATCCGCATCGGCACGCGCGTCCCGGTGTTCATGCCCATGCGCGTCACGCAGGAACTGTGCGACACCCTGGCCGAACACCACCCGCTGTGGATGAACATCCACGTGAACCACCCCAAGGAAATCACCCCGGAAGTCGCCGACGCCTGCGACCGCCTCACCCGCGCCGGCGTGCCCCTCGGCAACCAGAGCGTGCTGCTGCGCGGCGTGAACGACCACGCCGTGATCATGCAGAAACTCGTGCGGGAACTCGTGAAGATCCGCGTGCGCCCCTACTACATCTACCAGTGTGACCTCGTGCACGGCGCCGGCCACCTGCGCACCACCGTCAGCAAGGGCCTGGAGATCATGGAAAGCCTGCGCGGCCACACCAGCGGGTACAGCGTGCCCACCTACGTCGTGGACGCCCCCGGCGGCGGCGGCAAGATCCCCGTCGCGCCCAACTACGTCCTGTCGCACAGCCCCGAGAAACTCATCCTGCGCAACTTCGAGGGCTACATCGCCGCGTACAGCGAACCCACCGATTACACCGGCCCGGACATGGCCGTCCCCGAGGACTGGGTCCGCAAGGAACCCGGCCAGAGCGGCATCTACGGCCTGATGGAAGGCGAGCGGATCAGCATCGAACCCAAGGAGTTCAGCGAGTCCCGCCACCGCCCCGGCTCCGTGCAGCACCGCCTGAACAGCCGCGAGGACAAGTGGGCCGCGCACGGCATCGGCGCGCAGACCGACCACGCCGGCCACATGGACGCGGGCGTAAGTGACACCGCCCCCGACGGCATGGTCGAAACGCCCCAGCCCGTCAGCGGCGACTGA
- a CDS encoding Lrp/AsnC family transcriptional regulator produces the protein MKQNSHHLDTLDHRILQELQQDSRLSMRELGRRVGLSAPAVTERVRRMEDAGVILGYGVRVAPRPLGRNITAFIGVQDSGRNDPALIRWAAKHDGVLECHSVTGDNSCILKVALPDVGSLETLLGELIGMGFTCDTSIVLSTPLEGKLLLPFN, from the coding sequence ATGAAACAGAACAGCCACCACCTCGACACCCTGGACCACCGCATCCTTCAGGAACTGCAGCAGGATTCCCGCCTGTCCATGCGGGAACTCGGCCGCCGTGTGGGCCTTTCCGCGCCCGCCGTGACCGAACGCGTGCGCCGCATGGAGGACGCCGGCGTGATTCTCGGGTACGGCGTGCGCGTCGCGCCCCGGCCGCTGGGCCGCAACATCACGGCGTTTATCGGCGTGCAGGACAGCGGCCGCAACGACCCGGCCCTGATCCGCTGGGCCGCGAAGCACGACGGGGTGCTCGAATGCCACAGCGTCACCGGGGACAACAGCTGCATCCTGAAAGTCGCGCTGCCGGACGTGGGCAGCCTGGAAACGCTGCTGGGCGAACTGATCGGCATGGGCTTTACCTGCGACACCAGCATCGTGCTCAGCACGCCGCTGGAAGGCAAGCTGCTGCTGCCCTTCAACTAG
- the trpD gene encoding anthranilate phosphoribosyltransferase: MIHARLMNGDVLTREQATQFMREVMGGEMSSARLAASLAALRVRGETPEEIAGFAQVMREHALTLDVRPRDVLLDVVGTGGDGANTFNVSTTTVFVLAGAGVPIAKHGNRAASSRSGSADVLEMLGVNLDAPPEVVRDAIDELGIGFMFARNYHPALRHAAAVRGDLAARTVFNILGPLANPAGATHLLVGVYSPELTHTIADVLRLLGARGATVVNGSGLDEFTVCGPNTVTGLRDGELIDRVIHPEEAGLRVYPKDAVRGGTPEENAQITRDLLTGKGTPAQQDIVALNAGAALRTVGQVGSIREGVEVAREVMRGGQGWDVLQRYAAFTHRAADPA; encoded by the coding sequence ATGATTCACGCCCGGCTGATGAACGGGGACGTGCTCACGCGGGAGCAGGCCACGCAGTTCATGCGGGAGGTCATGGGCGGCGAGATGAGCAGCGCCCGGCTGGCCGCGTCCCTGGCGGCGCTGCGCGTTCGGGGGGAGACGCCCGAGGAGATCGCGGGCTTCGCGCAGGTGATGCGCGAGCACGCCCTGACCCTGGACGTCCGCCCGCGCGACGTGCTGCTGGACGTCGTCGGGACCGGCGGGGACGGCGCGAACACCTTCAACGTCAGCACCACGACCGTGTTCGTGCTGGCAGGCGCCGGGGTGCCCATCGCCAAGCACGGGAACCGCGCGGCCAGCAGCCGGTCGGGCAGTGCCGACGTGCTGGAGATGCTGGGCGTGAACCTGGACGCCCCGCCCGAGGTCGTCCGGGACGCCATCGACGAGCTGGGCATCGGGTTCATGTTCGCCCGCAACTACCACCCGGCCCTGCGGCACGCCGCGGCGGTGCGCGGGGACCTCGCGGCCCGCACGGTGTTCAACATCCTGGGCCCGCTCGCCAACCCGGCCGGCGCCACGCACCTGCTGGTGGGCGTGTACAGCCCGGAGCTGACCCACACCATCGCGGACGTGCTGCGCCTCCTGGGCGCCCGGGGGGCGACGGTCGTGAACGGCAGCGGCCTGGACGAGTTCACCGTGTGCGGCCCGAACACCGTGACCGGCCTGCGGGACGGCGAGCTGATCGACCGGGTGATTCACCCGGAGGAGGCGGGCCTGCGCGTGTACCCGAAAGACGCCGTGCGGGGCGGCACGCCCGAGGAGAACGCGCAGATCACCCGGGACCTGCTGACCGGGAAGGGCACGCCCGCGCAGCAGGACATCGTGGCCCTGAACGCCGGCGCGGCGCTGCGCACGGTGGGGCAGGTGGGCAGCATCCGCGAGGGCGTGGAGGTGGCCCGCGAGGTGATGCGCGGCGGGCAGGGCTGGGACGTGCTGCAGCGGTACGCGGCCTTCACGCACCGCGCCGCGGACCCGGCTTAA